In the Peromyscus maniculatus bairdii isolate BWxNUB_F1_BW_parent chromosome 20, HU_Pman_BW_mat_3.1, whole genome shotgun sequence genome, one interval contains:
- the Chrac1 gene encoding chromatin accessibility complex protein 1 has product MADAAVGKDKCGDQRLVSLPLSRIRVIMKSSPEVSSINQEALVLTAKATELFVQYLATCSYRHGSGKAKKALTYSDLASAAEDSETLQFLADILPKKILASKYLKMLKEKREEEEEEDDDEESDIIGEVLA; this is encoded by the exons ATGGCGGACGCGGCCGTGGGGAAAGACAAGTGCGGGGACCAGCGGCTCGTGTCGCTGCCCCTGTCCCGCATCCGCGTCATCATGAAGAGCTCCCCCGAGGTGTCCAGCATCAACCAGGAGGCGCTGGTGCTCACGGCCAAGGCCACG GAACTCTTTGTTCAGTATCTGGCCACCTGTTCCTACAGACACGGCAGCGGTAAGGCCAAGAAAGCACTGACCTACAGTGACTTAGCCAGTGCTGCCGAGGACTCGGAGACCCTTCAGTTCCTGGCAG atatattacCAAAGAAGATTTTGGCTAGTAAGTACCTGAAAATGctcaaagagaagagggaggaagaggaggaagaggacgaCGATGAGGAAAGTGACATCATCGGCGAAGTCCTGGCTTAG